The genomic window TACTACTAAATACGATTAAACGAGATGGATAAGCGATTTCCAACAAGTTTGGATTTATCCTGCTCCCACCACATTGTAATGCGCAAGTTGTCCCCCTCCCCACAGAGAATCCACTTAAGTTACCTGAAAGTGTATGACTGCTAAAAGTAGATACAAGTCAAAGTCAGAACAGTAAAAAAGGCAGTAATTAAGCATCCTAAGGAAAACATTACCGGATGCTGAGGAAGAAGAGCTGACTTCTCATAATTCTCCCTTTTCGCAAAATAGTCAATACCACCAACAAAAGCATGCAAATCACTCGTAGCTATGTCCGATCCATCCTCGAGAAGGTAGAAGAAACCATCAAGTATGATCTCCCTAGCAGCAGGGCTAAGCCGCAAACGACCTGGGGCAGGCATTACTCCCACATACACATTGGTAAGCCAATTGAAAAGAAGGTGGTAGCTCCTATCAGGTGAGTATAAAAACCCAAACGGCAAGTGAGGTTTCAGAATCAATCTCGTATGCAATCCCACCCAGAAACCCCACGAATAGCGCACCAAAAACAGTGCTGTGAGCTTAATGATACCAAGTTGTTTGGGCGTGATACCTTGAGGATATGTTAA from Brassica oleracea var. oleracea cultivar TO1000 unplaced genomic scaffold, BOL UnpScaffold04174, whole genome shotgun sequence includes these protein-coding regions:
- the LOC106321955 gene encoding probable splicing factor 3A subunit 1 isoform X1, with the protein product MALEPYKKSCLHRTNPKETVLEGFFYLVQGEKHSEEVGVQLATIDLHAFVSGLDFIASREVGQLLPPGVLSTQMRSGALPPSDEDDDDDDDDDDDATLEVHHPSPEEHQYYPLTYPQGITPKQLGIIKLTALFLVRYSWGFWVGLHTRLILKPHLPFGFLYSPDRSYHLLFNWLTNVYVGVMPAPGRLRLSPAAREIILDGFFYLLEDGSDIATSDLHAFVGGIDYFAKRENYEKSALLPQHPQSYTFR
- the LOC106321955 gene encoding probable splicing factor 3A subunit 1 isoform X2, whose amino-acid sequence is MALEPYKKSCLHRTNPKETVLEGFFYLVQGEKHSEEVGVQLATIDLHAFVSGLDFIASREVGQLLPPGVLSTQMRSGALPPSDEDDDDDDDDDDDATLEVHHPSPEEHQYYPLTYPQGITPKQLGIIKLTALFLVRYSWGFWVGLHTRLILKPHLPFGFLYSPDRSYHLLFNWLTNVYVGVMPAPGRLRLSPAAREIILDGFFYLLEDGSDIATSDLHAFVGGIDYFAKRENYEKSALLPQHPSYTFR